In Bacillus cereus ATCC 14579, a single window of DNA contains:
- a CDS encoding adenylate kinase, which translates to MNLILMGLPGAGKGTQAEQIVAKYNIPHISTGDMFRAAMKAETEMGLQAKSFIDKGALVPDEVTIGIVRERLSQDDCVRGFLLDGFPRTVAQASALEEIMKDLGKKIDYVLNINVDSGLLLKRLTGRRICKECGATYHLEFNPPAKADVCDKCGGELYQRSDDNEETVANRLDVNIKQTKPLLDFYEELGYLQSINGEQDINKVFADIDVLIGGLA; encoded by the coding sequence ATGAACTTAATTTTAATGGGGCTTCCTGGTGCTGGTAAAGGTACACAAGCCGAACAGATTGTTGCCAAGTATAACATCCCTCACATTTCAACAGGAGACATGTTCCGTGCAGCTATGAAGGCTGAAACTGAAATGGGTCTACAAGCAAAATCTTTTATTGATAAAGGTGCACTTGTTCCAGATGAAGTTACAATCGGAATCGTTCGTGAACGTTTAAGTCAAGACGACTGCGTAAGAGGTTTCTTACTAGACGGTTTCCCACGAACTGTTGCACAAGCATCAGCTCTTGAAGAAATTATGAAAGATCTTGGCAAAAAAATCGACTATGTTTTAAACATTAATGTGGATTCAGGGTTGTTATTAAAACGCCTTACAGGCCGTCGCATTTGTAAAGAGTGCGGTGCGACTTACCACTTAGAATTCAATCCACCAGCAAAAGCTGATGTGTGCGATAAATGTGGTGGCGAATTATATCAACGCTCTGATGACAATGAAGAAACTGTAGCAAATCGTTTAGATGTAAATATTAAGCAAACAAAACCTTTGCTTGATTTCTACGAAGAGCTTGGTTACTTACAAAGCATTAATGGTGAGCAAGATATCAATAAAGTATTTGCTGATATCGATGTTCTCATCGGAGGCTTAGCGTAA
- the map gene encoding type I methionyl aminopeptidase, whose protein sequence is MIICKTPREIEIMREAGRIVALTHQELKQHITPGITTKELDQIAEKTIQKYGATPSFKGYNGFPGSICASVNEELVHGIPGKRKLKEGDIISIDIGAKYNGYHGDSAWTYPVGNISESVQKLLDVTEKSLYLGLEQVKPGERLSNISHAVQTHAEENGFSIVREYVGHGIGQDLHEDPQIPHYGPPNRGPRLKPGMVICVEPMVNQGRRYVKTLSDDWTVVTVDGKWCAHFEHTIALTEAGYEILTTL, encoded by the coding sequence ATGATAATCTGCAAAACTCCTCGCGAGATAGAAATCATGCGAGAAGCTGGCAGGATCGTTGCTTTGACTCATCAAGAGTTGAAACAGCACATTACTCCAGGAATTACAACGAAAGAGCTCGATCAAATAGCGGAAAAGACGATTCAAAAATATGGTGCTACGCCATCTTTTAAAGGATACAACGGATTTCCGGGGAGCATATGTGCTTCTGTAAATGAAGAGCTTGTACACGGAATTCCAGGGAAGCGCAAGCTCAAAGAGGGCGATATCATCAGTATCGATATTGGTGCGAAATACAATGGGTACCATGGAGATTCTGCATGGACGTATCCAGTTGGAAACATTTCTGAATCTGTTCAAAAGCTACTTGATGTCACAGAAAAATCGTTGTATCTTGGTCTAGAACAAGTAAAACCAGGCGAGAGATTATCAAATATCTCACATGCGGTTCAAACCCATGCTGAAGAGAATGGATTCTCGATCGTTAGGGAGTATGTTGGTCACGGAATCGGGCAAGACTTACATGAGGACCCTCAAATCCCGCACTATGGTCCACCAAATAGAGGCCCTAGATTAAAGCCGGGAATGGTCATCTGTGTTGAGCCGATGGTGAATCAAGGAAGACGATATGTAAAAACACTATCTGATGACTGGACAGTGGTAACGGTAGATGGTAAATGGTGTGCCCATTTTGAGCACACGATTGCTCTTACAGAAGCAGGATACGAAATCCTTACCACTTTATAA
- the infA gene encoding translation initiation factor IF-1, translated as MAKDDVIEVEGTVLETLPNAMFKVELENGHVVLAHVSGKIRMNFIRILPGDKVTVELSPYDLNRGRITYRFK; from the coding sequence ATGGCTAAAGATGATGTAATTGAAGTCGAAGGTACCGTTCTTGAAACGTTGCCAAATGCTATGTTCAAAGTAGAATTAGAGAATGGGCATGTCGTATTGGCTCACGTTTCTGGTAAAATCCGTATGAACTTCATTCGTATTTTACCAGGAGACAAAGTTACGGTAGAATTATCTCCGTACGATTTAAATCGTGGTCGTATTACGTACCGTTTTAAATAA
- the rpmJ gene encoding 50S ribosomal protein L36, whose amino-acid sequence MKVRPSVKPICEKCKVIRRRGKVMVICENPKHKQKQG is encoded by the coding sequence ATGAAAGTAAGACCGTCAGTTAAACCAATCTGCGAAAAATGTAAAGTTATTCGTAGACGTGGAAAAGTAATGGTTATTTGTGAAAACCCTAAACATAAACAAAAACAAGGTTAA
- the rpsM gene encoding 30S ribosomal protein S13 → MARIAGVDIPRDKRVVISLTYVFGIGRTTAEKILAEAGISEETRVRDLTEDELGRIRDIIDRIKVEGDLRREVSLNIKRLMEIGSYRGLRHRRGLPVRGQNSKNNARTRKGPRRTVANKKK, encoded by the coding sequence ATGGCACGTATCGCAGGTGTAGATATTCCTCGAGACAAACGCGTTGTTATTTCTTTAACTTACGTATTCGGCATTGGTCGCACAACTGCTGAAAAAATTCTTGCTGAAGCAGGTATTTCTGAAGAAACACGAGTTCGTGATTTAACGGAAGACGAATTAGGACGTATCCGTGATATCATCGATCGTATTAAAGTTGAGGGAGACCTTCGTCGTGAAGTATCTCTTAACATCAAACGTCTAATGGAGATCGGTTCTTACCGTGGTCTTCGTCACCGTCGTGGTTTACCAGTTCGTGGTCAAAACTCTAAAAACAATGCTCGTACACGTAAAGGTCCACGTCGTACAGTAGCAAATAAAAAGAAATAA
- the rpsK gene encoding 30S ribosomal protein S11: MARKTNTRKKRVKKNIEAGIAHIRSTFNNTIVTLTDTHGNALSWSSAGALGFRGSRKSTPFAAQMAAETAAKAAMEHGLKTLEVTVKGPGAGREAAIRALQAAGLEVTAIRDVTPVPHNGCRPPKRRRV, encoded by the coding sequence ATGGCACGTAAAACAAACACTCGTAAAAAACGTGTGAAAAAGAATATTGAAGCTGGTATAGCTCATATTCGTTCTACTTTCAACAACACAATCGTAACACTTACAGATACTCACGGTAACGCACTTTCTTGGTCTAGTGCTGGTGCACTTGGTTTCCGTGGATCTCGTAAATCTACTCCATTCGCTGCGCAAATGGCTGCTGAAACTGCTGCTAAAGCTGCAATGGAACACGGTTTAAAAACTTTAGAGGTTACTGTTAAAGGTCCTGGTGCTGGTCGTGAAGCTGCAATTCGTGCTCTTCAAGCTGCAGGTCTAGAAGTAACAGCAATTAGAGATGTTACTCCAGTTCCTCATAATGGATGTCGTCCACCAAAACGTCGTCGTGTGTAA
- a CDS encoding DNA-directed RNA polymerase subunit alpha, which produces MIEIEKPKIETVELNEDAKYGKFVIEPLERGYGTTLGNSLRRILLSSLPGAAVTAIQIDGVLHEFSTVEGVVEDVTTIILNLKKLALKIYSEEEKTLEIDVQGEGIVTAADITHDSDVEILNPDLHIATLAKDAHFRVRLTAKRGRGYTPADANKSEDQPIGVIPIDSIYTPVSRVTYQVEKTRVGQVANYDKLTLDVWTDGSIGPKEAISLGAKILTEHLNIFVGLTDEAQNAEIMVEKEEDQKEKVLEMTIEELDLSVRSYNCLKRAGINTVQELANKTEEDMMKVRNLGRKSLEEVKHKLEELGLGLRKDD; this is translated from the coding sequence ATGATTGAAATCGAAAAGCCGAAAATCGAAACGGTTGAACTTAACGAAGATGCTAAATATGGTAAATTCGTAATTGAACCGCTTGAGCGTGGATATGGTACTACTTTGGGTAACTCCTTACGTCGTATTCTTTTATCCTCACTCCCTGGTGCCGCTGTTACTGCTATCCAAATCGATGGCGTATTACATGAATTTTCAACAGTTGAGGGCGTAGTAGAAGACGTTACGACGATCATCTTAAACTTGAAAAAGTTAGCTCTTAAAATCTACTCTGAAGAAGAGAAGACGTTGGAAATTGATGTACAGGGCGAAGGTATTGTCACAGCTGCTGATATTACTCACGATAGTGATGTAGAAATCTTAAATCCAGATTTACACATTGCAACGTTAGCAAAAGATGCGCATTTCCGCGTGCGTTTAACTGCAAAGCGTGGCCGTGGGTATACGCCAGCTGATGCAAATAAAAGCGAAGATCAACCAATAGGAGTAATTCCTATTGATTCTATTTATACTCCAGTATCACGTGTGACTTACCAAGTGGAAAAGACACGTGTCGGACAAGTGGCTAATTATGATAAGCTTACGCTTGATGTATGGACGGATGGAAGCATCGGGCCAAAAGAAGCTATCTCTTTAGGTGCCAAAATCTTAACTGAGCATTTAAATATCTTTGTTGGTTTAACTGATGAAGCACAAAATGCTGAGATTATGGTCGAGAAGGAAGAAGATCAAAAAGAGAAAGTTCTTGAGATGACTATCGAAGAACTAGACCTTTCTGTTCGTTCTTATAATTGCCTAAAACGTGCAGGAATTAATACTGTACAAGAGCTTGCGAACAAAACAGAAGAAGATATGATGAAAGTTCGTAACTTAGGACGTAAATCCTTAGAAGAAGTTAAACATAAACTTGAGGAATTAGGTTTAGGTTTACGTAAAGACGACTGA
- the rplQ gene encoding 50S ribosomal protein L17, with product MAYRKLGRTSAQRKAMLRDLATDLIINERIQTTETRAKELRSVVEKMITLGKRGDLHARRQAAAFIRNEVANAETGQDALQKLFADVAPRYAERQGGYTRIAKIGPRRGDAAPMVIIELV from the coding sequence ATGGCATACAGAAAATTAGGCCGTACAAGTGCGCAACGTAAAGCTATGTTACGTGATTTAGCTACTGATTTAATTATCAACGAGCGCATCCAAACGACAGAAACTCGTGCAAAAGAACTTCGTTCTGTAGTGGAAAAAATGATCACTTTAGGTAAACGCGGAGATCTTCATGCTCGTCGTCAAGCAGCAGCTTTCATTCGCAATGAAGTAGCTAACGCTGAGACTGGTCAAGATGCACTTCAAAAACTATTCGCTGATGTAGCTCCACGCTATGCTGAGCGCCAAGGCGGATACACTCGTATTGCAAAAATTGGTCCACGTCGCGGAGACGCAGCACCAATGGTAATTATCGAGTTAGTATAA
- a CDS encoding energy-coupling factor ABC transporter ATP-binding protein has translation MKKEKLRIENISFQYPGAATYALKDVSFSLYEGEWVSIIGQNGSGKSTLAKLLNGLFLPEAGTITVNDTMVLSEETVWDVRKQIGMVFQNPDNQFVGTTVQDDVVFGLENIGMPREQMIERLEQALQLVRMEDFLNDEPHSLSGGQKQRVAIAGVLALQPSILILDEATSMLDPQGRREVVETVRQLVTQKGITVLSITHDLEEAAQSDRVIILNKGEILEEGTPEKIFKSSHMLQEIGLDVPFSVKIAELLKRNEILLQNTHLTMESLVNELWRLHSKK, from the coding sequence TTGAAAAAAGAGAAACTTCGGATAGAAAATATATCATTTCAATATCCTGGGGCAGCCACTTATGCATTAAAAGATGTTTCATTTTCCTTATATGAGGGAGAATGGGTATCTATTATTGGACAAAACGGTTCAGGAAAGTCTACACTTGCAAAATTATTGAATGGTTTGTTTTTGCCAGAAGCAGGGACTATTACAGTAAATGATACAATGGTTTTATCAGAGGAAACGGTATGGGATGTTCGAAAACAAATTGGAATGGTATTTCAAAATCCAGATAATCAATTTGTTGGAACAACAGTGCAAGATGATGTTGTATTTGGCTTGGAGAATATCGGAATGCCAAGAGAACAAATGATTGAAAGATTAGAACAGGCCTTGCAACTTGTCCGTATGGAAGATTTTCTTAATGATGAGCCTCATTCCTTATCTGGTGGGCAAAAGCAGCGAGTGGCAATAGCAGGCGTTTTAGCACTTCAACCATCTATTTTAATATTAGATGAAGCAACGTCAATGTTAGACCCTCAAGGGAGACGTGAAGTAGTAGAAACGGTTAGACAACTTGTTACTCAAAAAGGTATTACCGTGTTATCAATTACGCACGATTTAGAAGAAGCGGCACAGTCAGATCGTGTCATTATTTTAAATAAGGGAGAAATATTAGAGGAAGGGACTCCAGAAAAAATTTTCAAATCCTCTCATATGCTCCAAGAAATTGGCTTAGATGTACCGTTTTCGGTGAAAATAGCAGAATTATTAAAAAGAAATGAAATTCTCTTGCAAAATACGCATCTTACAATGGAAAGCTTGGTGAACGAACTTTGGAGATTACATTCCAAAAAGTAG
- a CDS encoding energy-coupling factor ABC transporter ATP-binding protein, whose translation MEITFQKVEHRYQYKTPFERRALYDVDVSFPSGGYYAIIGHTGSGKSTMIQHLNGLLQPTNGTVQIGEHLISAGKKEKKLKPLRKKVGVVFQFPEHQLFEETVEKDICFGPTNFGVSVDEARQKARKAIELVGLEPELLTRSPFELSGGQMRRVAIAGVLAMEPEVLVLDEPTAGLDPKGQNELMEMFYKLHKEKGLTVILVTHNMEDAAQYAEQIVVMHKGTVFLQGSAEEVFSHADELEKIGVDLPMSLKYKRAIEEKFGISIPKATLSLEDLTHEVVQVLRKGGHESCSS comes from the coding sequence TTGGAGATTACATTCCAAAAAGTAGAACATCGTTATCAATATAAAACTCCATTTGAAAGACGCGCACTTTATGATGTAGACGTGTCGTTTCCAAGTGGGGGCTATTATGCCATTATCGGTCATACTGGTTCAGGAAAGTCGACGATGATTCAACATTTAAATGGTTTATTGCAGCCGACAAATGGTACAGTTCAAATTGGTGAACATTTGATTTCGGCAGGAAAGAAAGAAAAAAAGCTAAAGCCACTACGTAAAAAAGTAGGGGTTGTCTTTCAATTTCCAGAACATCAGTTGTTTGAAGAGACTGTGGAGAAAGATATTTGTTTCGGCCCTACTAATTTTGGAGTATCTGTAGACGAAGCAAGGCAAAAGGCTAGAAAGGCAATTGAACTTGTAGGGCTAGAACCAGAACTGTTAACACGTTCTCCGTTCGAATTAAGTGGTGGACAAATGAGACGTGTTGCTATAGCGGGTGTACTGGCAATGGAACCTGAAGTGCTTGTATTAGATGAACCTACAGCAGGACTAGATCCAAAAGGGCAGAACGAACTTATGGAGATGTTTTATAAGCTGCACAAGGAGAAGGGTCTTACAGTCATCCTTGTAACGCATAATATGGAGGATGCTGCTCAGTATGCGGAGCAGATTGTAGTTATGCATAAAGGAACGGTCTTTTTGCAAGGAAGTGCAGAGGAAGTATTTTCACATGCTGATGAACTAGAGAAAATTGGTGTGGATCTTCCTATGTCATTAAAGTATAAACGTGCAATTGAAGAGAAGTTTGGTATTTCAATTCCAAAGGCTACCTTATCTTTAGAGGATCTTACTCATGAAGTTGTGCAGGTGTTACGAAAAGGTGGTCATGAATCATGCAGCAGTTGA
- a CDS encoding energy-coupling factor transporter transmembrane component T family protein codes for MQQLIIGRYIPGNSLIHQLDPRTKLLIVFLYVFVVFLANNAISYGFLFLYALIALFFAKVPIRYVLSGLKPILWIFLFTFFLHIFTNKEGDVLFQLGWFSIYEKGLEQGIYISVRFFVIILMTTLLTLTTTPIEITDGLETLLKPLKRIKVPVHEIALMMSISLRFIPTLMDETSKIMKAQASRGIDFAGGPIKDRMKAIISLLVPLFISAFKRAEDLAIAMEARGYQSGEGRTKFRQLRWKTSDTVTIVSLFCLACILAWVRS; via the coding sequence ATGCAGCAGTTGATTATTGGGAGATATATCCCGGGGAATTCACTTATTCATCAACTTGATCCACGTACGAAGCTGCTGATTGTCTTTTTATATGTATTTGTTGTTTTCTTAGCAAATAATGCGATTTCATATGGATTTTTATTTTTATATGCACTCATTGCTTTATTTTTTGCAAAAGTGCCGATTCGTTATGTACTTTCGGGCTTAAAACCAATTTTATGGATTTTTCTTTTTACATTTTTCCTGCATATTTTTACAAATAAAGAGGGGGATGTACTATTCCAGCTTGGTTGGTTTTCGATATATGAAAAAGGATTAGAGCAAGGGATATACATTTCTGTACGATTCTTCGTTATTATTTTAATGACGACATTATTAACGTTAACGACGACACCTATTGAAATTACAGATGGTTTGGAGACGTTATTAAAGCCGTTGAAGCGTATAAAGGTTCCTGTTCATGAAATCGCATTAATGATGTCAATTTCTCTTCGTTTTATCCCGACATTAATGGATGAAACGAGTAAAATAATGAAAGCACAAGCGTCACGTGGTATTGATTTTGCCGGGGGACCGATAAAAGATAGAATGAAAGCTATTATTTCACTGCTCGTTCCTCTGTTTATCAGTGCTTTTAAGCGTGCAGAGGACTTAGCCATTGCGATGGAAGCTCGTGGATATCAAAGTGGTGAAGGACGTACTAAATTTAGGCAACTACGCTGGAAAACAAGCGATACAGTAACGATTGTCAGCTTATTTTGTTTAGCTTGTATTTTGGCATGGGTGCGATCGTAA
- the truA gene encoding tRNA pseudouridine(38-40) synthase TruA — protein sequence MDRIKCTVAYDGMHFCGYQIQPNHRTVQQEIEKALQKLHKGELVRVQASGRTDSTVHAKGQVIHFDTPLSLEEWQWSNALNTMLPDDIVIRQVEKKTEEFHARYGVEKKEYRYRVLLSKTADVFRRNYVYQYPYPLEINSIRKAIPYFIGTHDFTSFCSAKTDKKDKVRTIYEIELIEQDDEIIFRFVGNGFLYNMVRIIVGTLLSVGQGKLDPDSIPEILAKQNRQFAGKMAPGHGLYLWEVNYNN from the coding sequence ATGGATAGAATAAAATGTACGGTTGCATATGATGGCATGCATTTTTGTGGTTATCAAATTCAGCCGAACCATCGTACTGTTCAACAGGAGATAGAAAAAGCATTGCAGAAATTGCATAAGGGAGAACTTGTTCGTGTTCAGGCATCTGGTAGAACAGATTCTACAGTTCATGCAAAAGGACAAGTAATACACTTTGATACTCCTTTGTCTCTTGAAGAGTGGCAATGGAGTAATGCTTTAAACACAATGTTGCCAGATGATATTGTTATTAGGCAAGTAGAGAAAAAAACAGAAGAATTTCATGCACGTTACGGTGTTGAGAAAAAAGAATATCGTTATCGTGTATTATTATCAAAGACTGCGGATGTATTCCGTAGAAATTACGTATATCAATATCCATATCCGCTCGAAATCAACTCTATAAGAAAAGCAATTCCTTATTTTATTGGAACGCATGATTTTACTTCTTTTTGTTCGGCAAAAACTGACAAAAAAGATAAAGTGCGAACAATTTATGAAATCGAGTTAATTGAACAAGATGATGAAATAATTTTTCGTTTTGTAGGTAATGGATTTTTATATAATATGGTCAGAATTATTGTTGGTACGTTACTTAGCGTAGGGCAAGGAAAGCTTGATCCTGATAGCATTCCAGAGATTTTAGCGAAACAAAATCGTCAGTTTGCTGGAAAGATGGCTCCAGGTCATGGGCTTTACTTGTGGGAGGTAAACTATAACAACTAA
- the rplM gene encoding 50S ribosomal protein L13, with translation MRTTFMAKANEVERKWYVVDAEGQTLGRLASEVASILRGKNKPTFTPHVDTGDHVIIINAEKIHLTGNKLNDKIYYRHTNHPGGLKQRTALEMRTNYPVQMLELAIKGMLPKGRLGRQVSKKLNVYAGAEHPHQAQKPEVYELRG, from the coding sequence ATGCGTACGACTTTTATGGCAAAAGCTAACGAAGTTGAGCGTAAATGGTATGTGGTTGATGCTGAAGGTCAAACTTTAGGTCGCCTTGCTAGTGAAGTAGCATCCATTTTACGTGGTAAAAACAAACCTACATTTACACCACACGTTGACACGGGTGATCATGTAATTATTATTAACGCTGAGAAAATTCATTTAACAGGTAATAAATTAAACGATAAAATTTACTACCGTCACACTAACCACCCAGGTGGACTTAAGCAAAGAACAGCTCTTGAAATGCGTACAAACTACCCTGTACAAATGTTAGAGCTTGCAATTAAAGGCATGCTTCCAAAAGGACGCTTAGGCCGTCAAGTTTCTAAGAAACTTAACGTGTATGCTGGAGCAGAGCATCCACACCAAGCACAAAAACCAGAAGTTTACGAACTTCGCGGATAA
- the rpsI gene encoding 30S ribosomal protein S9 yields the protein MAQVQYYGTGRRKSSVARVRLVPGEGRVIINGRDFENYIPFAALREVVKQPLVATETLGNYDVLVNVNGGGYTGQAGAIRHGISRALLKADPEYRLTLKRAGLLTRDARMKERKKYGLKGARRAPQFSKR from the coding sequence TTGGCACAGGTTCAATACTATGGCACTGGACGTCGTAAGAGTTCAGTAGCGCGCGTACGCCTAGTTCCAGGCGAAGGACGCGTTATCATTAACGGTCGTGATTTTGAAAACTATATCCCATTTGCTGCATTACGTGAAGTAGTGAAACAACCTCTAGTTGCAACAGAAACTTTAGGTAACTACGATGTACTTGTAAACGTAAATGGTGGTGGATACACTGGTCAAGCTGGTGCTATTCGTCACGGTATTTCTCGCGCTTTATTAAAAGCTGATCCAGAATACCGTCTAACACTAAAACGTGCAGGTCTATTAACTCGTGACGCACGTATGAAAGAGCGTAAAAAATACGGTCTTAAAGGCGCACGTCGTGCACCTCAGTTCTCAAAACGTTAA
- a CDS encoding DUF2521 family protein has translation MNVIVSLQEKQKEKQLKYERKMLRELSLKTLRSNIRDAFQMQELHRQYEDYCIELGIESYLLGARYSKFGYYGESFFDVKYRALEEEQQLTETLFQFLTSMTMREIKLKDEELLFESCQQFIGLWWQEGYEKGERRYRLKLH, from the coding sequence ATGAATGTCATTGTCAGCTTACAAGAAAAACAAAAAGAAAAGCAGTTAAAATACGAGCGGAAGATGTTGCGGGAATTATCATTAAAAACATTGCGTTCAAATATTCGTGATGCCTTTCAAATGCAAGAGCTTCATCGTCAGTATGAAGATTACTGTATTGAATTAGGGATAGAATCTTATTTATTAGGAGCGAGATACAGTAAATTTGGTTATTATGGTGAATCGTTTTTTGATGTGAAATATAGAGCTTTAGAAGAAGAACAACAATTAACTGAAACGCTATTTCAATTTTTAACGAGTATGACTATGCGAGAAATAAAGTTGAAAGATGAGGAGTTACTTTTTGAATCTTGTCAGCAGTTTATAGGATTGTGGTGGCAAGAAGGGTATGAAAAAGGTGAAAGAAGATATCGATTAAAGCTTCATTAA
- the cwlD gene encoding N-acetylmuramoyl-L-alanine amidase CwlD, which translates to MKRIRIISFALAAVVLFFLVKQEFQITKSWRAWNLPLSGKVIVLDAGHGGPDGGAVGGKDIIEKDITLEITKKVQDYLQEQGALVILTREGDYDLANKDTKSYSRRKAEDLKKRVEIINKPDVDFFASIHLNALTSSGSKGAQTFYYRSSIENERAAKFIQAELRTSLENTNRSAKTISHVYLLKYSKTPGALIEAGFLSNVNERYMLNSEKYQQKVAAAIYRGILRYFTEKGNPPE; encoded by the coding sequence ATGAAGAGAATTCGAATTATCTCTTTTGCACTCGCTGCGGTTGTATTGTTTTTTTTAGTCAAGCAAGAATTTCAAATTACAAAATCGTGGCGAGCTTGGAATTTACCCTTATCAGGGAAAGTAATTGTATTAGATGCTGGGCATGGTGGACCAGATGGAGGGGCTGTTGGTGGAAAGGATATTATAGAAAAGGATATTACGCTTGAAATTACAAAAAAGGTACAAGACTATTTACAAGAACAAGGTGCACTAGTTATTTTAACGCGTGAGGGAGATTATGATTTAGCTAACAAAGATACAAAGTCATATAGTAGACGTAAAGCAGAGGATTTAAAAAAACGTGTAGAAATCATCAATAAACCTGATGTAGACTTTTTTGCAAGTATTCATTTAAATGCTTTAACTAGTAGTGGATCGAAAGGTGCACAAACGTTCTATTACCGCTCTTCGATTGAAAATGAACGTGCTGCAAAATTTATACAGGCTGAATTGAGAACAAGTTTAGAGAACACGAATCGTTCTGCTAAGACAATTTCGCATGTGTATTTATTAAAGTATTCTAAAACACCAGGTGCTTTAATTGAAGCCGGCTTTTTATCGAATGTGAACGAAAGGTATATGTTAAATTCGGAGAAATATCAGCAAAAGGTAGCAGCTGCAATATACCGTGGTATATTACGTTATTTCACGGAAAAAGGAAATCCTCCAGAATAA
- a CDS encoding Mrp/NBP35 family ATP-binding protein — protein sequence MVTKEQVVEALEGIVDPFLHKTLKETSAIKEVTVKPEKEHVSVKIAIVKTGTAEQMQLQSGIVKLVKELGAATVGLRFAEFTEEELAQFAPEQEEEQSESLLSPNSKTTFLAVASGKGGVGKSTVSVNLAVALARLGKKVGIIDADIYGFSVPDMMGIEKRPIVRGDKIIPVERLGVKVISMGFFVEDNAPVIWRGPMLGKMLNHFFTEVEWGDLDYLVLDLPPGTGDVALDVHSMLPSCKEIIVTTPHPTAAFVAARAGAMALRTEHSILGVVENMAYFESKVTGEKEYVFGKGGGDKLATELQTNVLGRIPLQQPDWNKEDFAPSVYEDTHTTGIIYSKIAETVIDKTAVTQK from the coding sequence ATGGTAACGAAAGAGCAAGTGGTTGAAGCGTTAGAAGGGATTGTAGATCCGTTTTTACATAAAACATTAAAAGAAACAAGTGCAATTAAAGAGGTAACAGTCAAGCCAGAGAAGGAACATGTGAGTGTTAAAATTGCAATCGTAAAAACCGGTACAGCGGAACAAATGCAGTTGCAGTCTGGAATTGTAAAGTTAGTAAAAGAACTTGGGGCAGCAACAGTTGGACTTCGTTTTGCAGAATTTACAGAAGAGGAATTGGCTCAGTTTGCACCGGAACAAGAAGAAGAGCAAAGTGAATCTTTATTGTCACCTAACTCAAAAACAACATTCTTAGCAGTAGCGAGTGGAAAAGGTGGCGTGGGAAAATCAACTGTTTCCGTTAACCTTGCAGTTGCTTTAGCTCGTTTAGGAAAAAAAGTTGGTATTATTGATGCGGACATTTACGGTTTTAGTGTGCCAGACATGATGGGGATAGAAAAACGTCCTATCGTAAGAGGTGACAAGATAATTCCGGTGGAACGTTTAGGTGTAAAGGTAATCTCAATGGGCTTCTTTGTAGAGGATAATGCACCAGTTATTTGGAGAGGACCTATGCTTGGGAAAATGTTAAACCACTTCTTCACAGAAGTAGAATGGGGCGATTTAGATTATTTAGTACTAGATTTGCCACCAGGCACAGGTGATGTTGCGTTAGATGTGCACTCAATGTTGCCATCTTGCAAAGAGATTATTGTAACGACGCCTCATCCAACAGCTGCGTTTGTAGCAGCGCGTGCTGGAGCGATGGCATTGCGCACTGAACATAGTATTCTTGGTGTTGTTGAGAATATGGCATATTTTGAAAGTAAGGTAACTGGTGAGAAAGAATATGTATTTGGAAAAGGCGGGGGAGATAAGTTAGCTACCGAATTACAAACAAATGTTCTTGGTCGTATTCCACTGCAACAACCCGATTGGAATAAAGAAGACTTTGCTCCTTCAGTATATGAAGATACACATACAACGGGCATTATTTATAGTAAAATAGCTGAAACAGTAATTGATAAAACAGCTGTTACACAAAAATAA